From a single Populus trichocarpa isolate Nisqually-1 chromosome 17, P.trichocarpa_v4.1, whole genome shotgun sequence genomic region:
- the LOC7484562 gene encoding chaperone protein ClpB3, chloroplastic — MATTATAASFTGVSLCPSSSSPLSHSASIRNALLPQKSLISFAGRRTSVKSLELKRNGARFQRTSRPTSFVVRCDASNGRITQQEFTDMAWQGIVSSPDVAKENKHQIVETEHLMKVLLEQKNGLARRIFSKVGVDNTRLLEATDKFIQRQPKVLSDSAGSMLGRDLEALIQRAREYKKEYGDSFVSVEHLVLAFTQDQRFGKQLFKDFQISLQTLKPAIESIRGRQSVIDQDPEGKYEALEKYGKDLTAMAKAGKLDPVIGRDDEIRRCIQILSRRTKNNPVLIGEPGVGKTAISEGLAQRIVEGDVPQALMNRKLISLDMGALIAGAKYRGEFEDRLKAVLREVTDSDGQIILFIDEIHTVVGAGATNGAMDAGNLLKPMLGRGELRCIGATTLDEYRKYIEKDPALERRFQQVFVDQPTVADTVSILRGLRERYELHHGVRISDSALVEAAILSDRYISGRFLPDKAIDLVDEAAAKLKMEITSKPTALDGINRSVLKLEMERLSLKNDTDKASKDRLSRLDAELSLLKKKQAELTEQWEHEKSVMTRIQSIKEEIDRVNLEIQQAEREYDLNRAAELKYGSLNSLQRQLGSAEKELDEYMKSGKSMLREEVTGDDIAEIVSKWTGIPVSKLKQSEKEKLLHLEEELHKRVVGQDPAVKAVAEAIQRSRAGLSDPRRPIASFMFMGPTGVGKTELAKALASYMFNTEEALVRIDMSEYMEKHAVSRLIGAPPGYVGYEEGGQLTETVRRRPYAVILFDEIEKAHSDVFNIFLQILDDGRVTDSQGRTVSFTNTVIIMTSNVGSQYILDTDDDLPKEVAYETIKRRVMDAARSVFRPEFMNRVDEYIVFQPLDRDQINSIVRLQLERVQQRLADRKIRVLVTDAAGDLLGTLGYDPNYGARPVKRVIQQYVENELAKGILRGEFKDEDSVLIDTEVTAFANGQLPQQKLVFKRLQTSEEKAAAENRVFSRTV, encoded by the exons ATGGCAACCACCGCTACAGCGGCGTCGTTTACCGGAGTGAGTCTGTGTCCTTCCTCATCATCTCCCCTTTCACATTCAGCTTCCATTAGGAATGCTTTGTTGCCTCAAAAGTCTCTTATTAGTTTCGCTGGAAGGCGGACTTCTGTGAAGTCGCTTGAGTTGAAGAGAAATGGTGCCCGTTTTCAGAGGACTAGTAGACCCACTTCCTTTGTTGTTAGATGTGATGCTTCTAATGGAAGG ATTACACAGCAAGAATTTACAGACATGGCATGGCAAGGAATTGTATCTTCCCCAGATGTGGCGAAAGAGAACAAACATCAGATAGTGGAGACCGAGCATTTGATGAAAGTCCTCTTGGAGCAAAAGAATGGCCTTGCTCGCCGTATCTTTTCCAAGGTTGGGGTTGATAATACTCGTCTTCTTGAAGCCACCGATAAATTTATCCAACGCCAGCCCAAG GTTCTAAGCGATTCTGCTGGTTCAATGTTGGGACGTGACTTGGAGGCCCTGATCCAACGAGCCAGAGAATACAAGAAAGAGTATGGGGATTCATTTGTTTCTGTTGAGCATTTGGTTCTTGCATTCACTCAAGATCAACGATTTGGGAAGcaattatttaaagattttcAAATATCTCTACAAACTCTGAAACCTGCAATAGAATCCATAAGGGGACGCCAATCAGTTATAGACCAAG ATCCTGAAGGAAAGTATGAAGCACTGGAGAAGTATGGAAAGGATTTGACAGCCATGGCAAAAGCAGGAAAGCTTGACCCAGTTATTGGCAGGGATGATGAAATCCGTAGATGCATCCAGATTCTCTCCAGGAGAACAAAAAACAATCCAGTGCTAATTGGTGAACCAGGTGTGGGGAAAACTGCAATTTCTGAAGG GCTTGCCCAGAGAATTGTGGAAGGGGATGTTCCTCAAGCTTTGATGAACCGCAAG CTAATATCCCTTGACATGGGTGCACTCATTGCTGGGGCAAAATATCGAGGGGAATTTGAGGATAGATTGAAGGCTGTACTTAGGGAAGTCACGGATTCAGATGGTCAGATTATCCTTTTCATTGATGAGATTCACACAGTGGTTGGTGCTG GTGCCACAAATGGAGCGATGGATGCGGGCAATCTCTTGAAGCCTATGCTTGGCAGAGGAGAGTTGCGCTGCATTGGTGCAACAACACTGGATGAGTATCGTAAGTATATTGAGAAAGATCCTGCATTGGAGCGTCGTTTCCAGCAAGTTTTTGTTGATCAACCTACAGTAGCGGATACAGTATCTATACTCCGGGGACTGCGTGAAAGATATGAGCTGCATCATGGAGTCCGAATTTCTGACAGTGCACTTGTGGAAGCAGCGATTCTGTCTGATCGTTACATCAGTGGAAGATTTTTACCTGACAAAG CTATTGATTTAGTTGATGAAGCAGCTGCAAAACTGAAAATGGAAATTACTTCAAAGCCTACTGCCCTTGATGGAATCAACCGTTCAGTATTAAAGCTGGAGATGGAGAGGTTATCTCTTAAAAATGATACGGATAAAGCTTCAAAAGATAGGCTGAGCCGCCTTGATGCTGAGTTGTCCctgttaaaaaagaaacaagctgAGCTGACAGAGCAATGGGAGCACGAGAAGTCTGTCATGACACGCATTCAGTCAATTAAGGAAGAG ATTGACAGGGTCAATCTTGAGATTCAGCAGGCTGAGCGAGAGTATGATTTAAATCGTGCTGCTGAATTGAAGTACGGGAGCCTGAATTCTTTGCAACGCCAACTTGGAAGTGCTGAAAAGGAGTTGGATGAGTACATGAAGTCAGGAAAGTCCATGCTGAGAGAAGAAGTTACAGGTGATGACATTGCTGAAATTGTTAGCAAGTGGACTGGCATCCCTGTTTCCAAGCTTAAACAATCTGAGAAGGAGAAGCTATTGCATTTGGAAGAAGAGCTGCATAAACGTGTGGTGGGTCAAGACCCTGCAGTGAAAGCAGTAGCTGAGGCCATTCAGCGATCTCGTGCTGGTCTCTCTGATCCTCGCCGTCCAATTGCTAGTTTCATGTTCATGGGCCCCACTGGTGTTGGAAAAACAGAACTAGCTAAAGCCCTAGCTTCCTATATGTTCAATACTGAAGAAGCCCTTGTACGAATTGATATGAGCGAATACATGGAAAAGCATGCAGTTTCACGATTAATTGGCGCCCCACCTGGTTATGTAGGGTATGAGGAAGGGGGCCAGTTGACAGAGACAGTTCGTAGGAGGCCATATGCAGTTATTCTCTTTGATGAGATAGAAAAGGCTCATTCTGATGTATTTAATATCTTCCTTCAGATTTTGGATGATGGTAGGGTGACTGATTCACAAGGTCGCACAGTCAGTTTCACAAACACTGTCATCATTATGACTTCAAATGTGGGTTCACAATACATACTTGACACTGATGATGACTTGCCAAAGGAGGTAGCTTATGAAACAATTAAGAGGAGGGTAATGGATGCTGCTAGATCAGTCTTCCGACCTGAGTTCATGAACAGGGTTGATGAGTACATAGTTTTCCAGCCTCTGGATCGTGATCAAATAAACAGCATTGTCAGGTTACAG CTTGAACGTGTCCAGCAAAGGCTTGCAGACCGGAAGATAAGAGTATTGGTTACTGATGCAGCTGGAGACCTTCTTGGGACTCTTGGATACGATCCCAACTATGGTGCTAGGCCAGTCAAAAGGGTGATTCAGCAGTATGTTGAAAACGAACTTGCCAAGGGTATCTTGAGAGGGGAATTCAAGGATGAGGATTCTGTCTTAATAGACACCGAGGTTACAGCATTTGCTAATGGGCAGCTCCCCCAGCAAAAGCTAGTTTTCAAGCGTCTTCAAACTAGTGAAGAAAAAGCAGCTGCAGAAAATCGAGTTTTCTCACGAACTGTCTGA